The following proteins come from a genomic window of Buchnera aphidicola (Protaphis terricola):
- a CDS encoding rhodanese-like domain-containing protein, with translation MNNILFFISNHLLLSIIWFFFLFMIIFLSFNKFNFKGKIISSFDAVKLINEKNVTIIDTRSLELYNDGHILNSIHIPLNNNFLKKIQDLNLPSIQPIILIINLSDNNNKYIQKLLIDRRNNIYILNNGMYSWKTDNLPIIVNKKK, from the coding sequence GTGAATAATATATTATTTTTTATTTCTAATCATTTATTGCTTAGTATTATATGGTTTTTTTTTCTTTTTATGATTATTTTTTTGTCTTTTAATAAATTTAATTTTAAAGGAAAAATAATTAGTAGTTTTGATGCAGTAAAATTAATTAATGAAAAAAATGTTACTATAATAGATACACGGTCTTTAGAATTATATAATGATGGTCATATTTTAAATTCTATTCATATTCCATTAAATAATAATTTTTTAAAAAAAATTCAAGATTTAAATTTACCTTCTATTCAACCTATTATTTTAATAATTAATTTATCAGATAATAATAATAAATATATTCAAAAACTTTTAATTGATAGAAGAAATAATATTTATATTTTAAACAATGGTATGTATTCTTGGAAGACAGATAATCTTCCTATTATTGTAAATAAAAAAAAATAG
- the rpoD gene encoding RNA polymerase sigma factor RpoD: MDQNPKSQLKLLVTHGKEQGYLTYAEVNDHLPEDIIDSEQIDNIIQMINDMGIQVVEEAPDADDLILNEINTDTDEDAVEAATQVLSSVESELGRTTDPVRMYMREMGTVELLTREGEIDIAKRIEEGINQVQSSVSEYPEAITYLLEQYDRIKTGQIRLSDIITGFVDPDMKEILPTPSNINLESELLDEVTNDENKINRDEEDEDTVNEDEEDEENSIDPELANEKFSALRKQYTNTSNTIKIKNRNHKDSLLEIYNLSEIFKQFRLVPKQFDHLVNNMRNMMKRVRKQEKIIMKLCVDECKMPKKNFIQIFSTQKTNIDWFIKEKKENHEWSKNFNKIEEKILISIKKLKNIEEETGLTIEEVKDINKRMSIGEAKAKRAKKEMVEANLRLVISIAKKYTNRGLQFLDLIQEGNIGLMKAVDKFEYRRGYKFSTYATWWIRQAITRSIADQARTIRIPVHMIETINKLNRISRQILQETGREPTPEELSEKMLIPEDKIRKVLKIAKEPVSMETPIGDDDDSHLGDFIEDTTLELPLESATSESLRTATHNVLSGLTAREAKVLRMRFGIDMSTDHTLEEVGKQFDVTRERIRQIEAKALRKLRHPSRSEVLRSFLDD; the protein is encoded by the coding sequence ATGGATCAAAACCCAAAATCACAGCTTAAACTACTTGTTACACATGGTAAAGAGCAAGGATATTTAACCTATGCCGAGGTTAATGATCATCTTCCAGAAGATATTATTGATTCTGAACAAATTGATAATATTATTCAGATGATTAATGATATGGGAATTCAAGTTGTTGAAGAAGCTCCAGATGCAGATGATTTAATTTTAAATGAAATAAATACAGATACAGATGAAGATGCAGTTGAAGCAGCCACTCAAGTATTATCTAGTGTTGAATCTGAATTAGGAAGAACTACAGACCCTGTTCGGATGTATATGAGAGAAATGGGTACTGTAGAACTACTTACAAGAGAAGGAGAAATTGATATAGCAAAACGTATTGAAGAAGGAATTAATCAAGTACAATCATCAGTATCAGAATATCCAGAAGCTATTACTTATCTTTTAGAGCAATATGATCGAATTAAAACAGGTCAAATTAGATTATCTGATATTATAACGGGTTTTGTTGACCCTGATATGAAAGAAATCTTACCAACTCCAAGTAATATTAATTTAGAATCTGAACTTTTAGATGAAGTTACTAATGATGAAAATAAAATAAATAGAGATGAAGAAGATGAAGATACAGTAAATGAAGATGAAGAAGATGAAGAAAATAGTATCGATCCAGAATTAGCAAATGAAAAATTTTCTGCTTTAAGAAAACAATATACTAATACAAGTAATACAATTAAAATTAAAAATAGAAATCATAAAGATTCATTATTAGAAATTTATAATCTTTCTGAAATTTTTAAACAATTTAGATTAGTTCCAAAACAATTTGATCATTTAGTTAATAATATGCGTAATATGATGAAAAGAGTAAGAAAACAAGAAAAAATAATCATGAAATTATGCGTTGATGAATGTAAAATGCCGAAAAAAAATTTTATACAAATTTTTTCAACACAAAAAACAAATATAGATTGGTTTATAAAAGAAAAAAAAGAAAATCATGAATGGTCTAAAAATTTTAATAAAATTGAAGAAAAAATTTTAATCAGTATTAAAAAATTAAAAAATATAGAAGAAGAAACAGGTTTAACTATTGAAGAAGTAAAAGATATTAATAAAAGAATGTCTATTGGTGAAGCAAAAGCTAAAAGAGCAAAAAAAGAAATGGTAGAAGCAAACTTAAGATTAGTGATTTCTATTGCAAAAAAATATACTAATAGAGGATTACAATTTTTAGATTTAATCCAAGAAGGTAATATAGGTTTAATGAAAGCAGTCGATAAATTTGAATATCGTCGTGGATATAAATTTTCAACTTATGCAACTTGGTGGATTCGACAAGCTATTACTCGATCTATTGCAGATCAAGCAAGAACTATTCGAATACCTGTACATATGATAGAAACTATTAATAAATTAAATCGAATTTCTAGGCAAATATTACAAGAAACAGGGCGTGAACCAACTCCAGAAGAACTTTCTGAAAAAATGTTAATTCCTGAAGATAAAATTAGAAAAGTTTTAAAAATTGCTAAAGAACCTGTATCTATGGAAACTCCGATAGGTGATGATGATGATTCACATTTAGGTGACTTTATAGAAGATACTACATTAGAATTACCGCTTGAATCAGCTACATCTGAAAGTTTAAGAACAGCAACACACAATGTTCTATCAGGACTAACAGCAAGAGAAGCAAAAGTTCTTCGAATGCGTTTTGGGATTGATATGAGTACTGATCATACTTTAGAAGAAGTTGGAAAACAATTTGACGTAACAAGAGAAAGAATTAGACAAATCGAAGCAAAAGCATTAAGAAAGTTACGTCATCCAAGTAGATCTGAAGTATTACGTAGTTTTTTAGATGACTAA
- the cysE gene encoding serine O-acetyltransferase, translating to MSYLKILKLWNIILYEAKIASRKEPILFDLYNKNILQHKTLSNSLSDILSSKLSTSLVSRKNMYNIFNTIYLNNFFILKLVVKDLKAIVKRDPVVKDYLTPFLYFKGFHALESYRLSNYLWHQKNYYLSIYLQSRISNVFSVDIHPAASLGSGIMMDHATGIVIGEGVIIEDDVSILHSVTLGGTGKNHSKNRHPIIRKKVSIGAGAKILGNIEIGSQSIIGAGSVVVKNVPPYVTVAGVPAKIINRLNNKSYTFHQTDQNNFIDSLEQFQYGDGI from the coding sequence ATGTCTTATCTAAAAATTTTAAAATTATGGAATATAATACTATATGAGGCTAAAATTGCATCAAGAAAAGAACCGATTTTATTTGATTTGTATAATAAAAATATATTACAACATAAAACATTGAGTAACTCTTTGAGTGATATTTTATCAAGTAAATTATCTACTTCATTAGTATCTAGAAAAAATATGTATAATATTTTTAATACAATATATTTAAATAATTTTTTTATATTAAAATTAGTAGTTAAAGATTTAAAAGCTATTGTAAAAAGAGATCCAGTTGTAAAAGATTATTTAACTCCATTTTTATATTTTAAAGGTTTTCACGCATTAGAGTCTTATAGATTGAGCAATTATTTATGGCATCAAAAAAATTATTATTTATCTATATATTTACAAAGTAGAATTTCTAATGTTTTTTCTGTTGACATTCATCCAGCTGCATCTCTTGGTTCTGGTATTATGATGGATCATGCAACTGGAATTGTAATTGGTGAAGGGGTAATTATAGAAGATGATGTTTCTATATTACATTCTGTAACTTTAGGTGGAACAGGAAAAAATCATAGTAAAAACAGACATCCCATTATTAGAAAAAAAGTAAGTATAGGCGCAGGAGCAAAAATATTAGGTAATATTGAAATTGGATCTCAATCAATAATAGGAGCTGGTTCAGTAGTTGTAAAAAATGTTCCACCTTATGTTACAGTTGCCGGTGTTCCTGCTAAAATTATAAATAGATTAAATAATAAAAGTTACACTTTCCATCAAACAGATCAAAATAATTTTATAGATTCTTTAGAACAATTTCAATATGGAGATGGTATTTAG
- the murB gene encoding UDP-N-acetylmuramate dehydrogenase, whose product MFSGEKWNDVVKYTMKMKFFGLENLALIPGCIGSAAIQNIGAYGLELKNICEYVDIISLKTSKIIRIKNYLCRFAYRDSIFKHKYQEGYAVISVGIKILKKWKPIFFKSLIKNINITKVTPYEIYNNICKIRRRKLPNPDKIGNAGSFFKNPIITQKNAKKILSIYINIPYYPQNNGNIKISAAWLIQKYNFKNIKIGNASIYKKNKLILVNQKKSHGWEILKLAKIIQKSIFKKFKIWLEPEIDFIHSLGKIDLLKKNN is encoded by the coding sequence ATTTTTTCAGGTGAAAAATGGAATGATGTAGTTAAATATACAATGAAAATGAAATTTTTTGGTCTAGAAAATTTAGCATTAATTCCAGGATGTATAGGATCAGCTGCTATTCAAAATATAGGAGCATATGGTTTAGAACTAAAAAATATATGTGAATACGTCGATATCATTTCATTAAAAACTTCAAAAATAATAAGAATTAAAAACTATCTATGTAGATTTGCATATCGAGATAGTATATTTAAACATAAATATCAAGAAGGATATGCAGTGATTTCTGTCGGTATAAAAATATTAAAAAAATGGAAACCTATATTTTTTAAATCACTGATAAAAAATATTAATATTACAAAAGTTACACCTTATGAAATATATAATAATATATGCAAAATAAGAAGAAGAAAATTACCCAATCCAGATAAAATAGGAAATGCAGGTAGTTTTTTTAAAAATCCAATTATTACTCAAAAAAATGCAAAAAAAATTTTATCTATTTATATAAATATACCTTATTATCCACAAAATAATGGAAATATAAAAATTTCAGCAGCTTGGTTAATTCAAAAATATAATTTTAAAAATATTAAAATTGGAAATGCAAGTATTTATAAAAAAAATAAACTAATATTAGTAAATCAAAAAAAATCTCATGGATGGGAAATTTTAAAATTAGCTAAAATAATACAAAAATCTATTTTTAAAAAATTTAAAATTTGGTTAGAACCTGAAATTGATTTTATTCATTCTTTAGGAAAAATTGACTTATTAAAAAAAAATAATTAG
- the secE gene encoding preprotein translocase subunit SecE: MNIHNSKQKKSKNIEKIKWIFISVNLILCLLINYFFNTINSSIRIPLIIFLIIFSIGIAKYTKKGKSILLYINASKNEMKKIIWPSYKETLYTTFIIIFVTIIISLLLWCLDSIIFHLITFAISLRL; the protein is encoded by the coding sequence ATGAATATACATAATTCTAAGCAAAAAAAATCTAAAAACATAGAAAAAATTAAATGGATTTTTATATCTGTTAATCTTATATTGTGTCTTTTAATCAACTATTTTTTTAATACGATAAATTCTTCTATACGGATACCATTAATAATATTTTTAATTATTTTTTCAATTGGTATTGCAAAATATACAAAAAAAGGAAAATCTATTTTATTATATATAAATGCATCAAAAAATGAAATGAAAAAAATAATATGGCCAAGTTATAAAGAAACTTTATATACTACATTTATCATTATTTTTGTAACAATAATTATATCACTTCTTTTATGGTGTTTAGATAGTATTATTTTTCATTTAATAACATTTGCTATTAGTTTAAGGTTATAA
- the metF gene encoding methylenetetrahydrofolate reductase has product MNFLKNKYHEDIINQKLNNLNTIIQCSFEFFPPKNINLEKKLFSSIEQLIQLKPFFFSVTYGANSGERKKTYDTVKKIYNKTGVITTPHLTCVDSTPNELKEIAKFYWENGIRSIFALRGDSNNINYQHKMYAFDLVYLLKKVANFDISVAAYPEIHPEARDAKSDILNLKRKIEAGANRAITQFFFNTESYLRFRDNCIKNNINVEIIPGILPIYNFNQLKRFSELTNVQIPYWMFEIFKELDNDLHTQKIIGTSIIIDIIKNLYKEGVRNFHFYTLNQSDIVYSICRLFGFGS; this is encoded by the coding sequence ATGAATTTTTTAAAAAATAAATATCATGAAGATATAATTAATCAAAAATTAAATAACTTAAATACGATTATACAATGTTCTTTTGAATTTTTTCCACCTAAAAATATAAATTTAGAAAAAAAATTATTTTCTTCTATAGAACAATTAATTCAATTGAAACCATTTTTTTTTTCTGTCACTTATGGTGCAAATAGTGGTGAGCGTAAAAAAACATATGATACTGTAAAAAAAATATACAATAAAACAGGTGTTATTACTACTCCACATTTAACTTGTGTTGATTCTACACCGAATGAACTAAAAGAAATAGCAAAATTTTATTGGGAAAATGGTATTCGAAGTATATTTGCATTAAGAGGAGATTCAAATAACATTAATTATCAACATAAAATGTATGCTTTTGATTTAGTTTATTTATTAAAAAAAGTTGCTAATTTTGATATTTCTGTAGCAGCTTATCCAGAAATACATCCAGAAGCAAGAGATGCTAAATCTGATATTTTAAATTTAAAGAGAAAAATTGAAGCAGGTGCTAATCGAGCTATCACTCAATTTTTTTTTAATACTGAAAGTTATTTACGTTTTAGAGATAATTGTATAAAAAATAATATCAATGTAGAAATTATACCTGGTATATTACCTATTTATAATTTTAATCAGTTAAAACGATTTTCTGAATTAACTAATGTTCAAATTCCATATTGGATGTTTGAAATATTTAAAGAATTAGATAATGATTTACATACTCAAAAAATAATAGGTACAAGTATAATTATAGATATTATAAAGAATTTATATAAAGAAGGGGTAAGAAATTTTCATTTTTATACGTTAAATCAATCAGATATAGTATACTCTATATGTCGTTTATTTGGTTTTGGGAGTTAA
- the argH gene encoding argininosuccinate lyase has translation MSLWGGRFINESNKLFEEFNASLSFDYNLVKEDIFASIAWSKALLEIGVLTNIEQKKIESALISLKKEVNINPKKILKSNCEDIHSWIEKNLIKKIGDIGKKLHTGRSRNDQITTDLKLWCRSNIKILLKNILNLQKQFVLTAEMNIDVIIPGYTHLQRAQPITFAYWCLAYIEMLKRDFSRLEDTLKRLNISPLGSGALSGTGWNIDREKLALSMGFTTSTENALDSVSDRDYVIELLSSASISMMHLSRFSEDLIFFNSSEANFIELSDAITSGSSLMPQKKNPDALELIRGKCGRVYGSLFSILVVLKGLPLSYNKDMQEDKENLFNTIYTWNYSLLISSLVLKNIKLNRQICYDAAEKGYSNATEVADYLVRKGISFREAHNIVGKIVLHAIDIKKSLSHLDLSIFKKYSNYIENDIYDHITLSACIKKHLSKGGVSFNQVKKKIIKEKIRLNIS, from the coding sequence ATGTCGCTTTGGGGTGGAAGATTCATTAATGAATCGAATAAATTATTTGAAGAATTTAATGCTTCTTTATCATTTGATTATAATTTAGTTAAAGAAGATATATTTGCTTCAATTGCTTGGTCTAAAGCATTACTTGAAATTGGTGTTTTAACAAATATTGAACAAAAAAAAATCGAGTCAGCGTTGATTTCTTTAAAAAAAGAAGTCAATATAAATCCAAAAAAAATTCTTAAAAGTAATTGTGAAGATATTCATAGTTGGATAGAAAAAAACCTTATTAAAAAAATAGGAGATATAGGAAAAAAATTACATACTGGAAGAAGTCGAAATGATCAAATTACAACTGATTTAAAATTATGGTGTAGAAGCAATATAAAAATTTTATTAAAGAATATTTTAAATTTACAGAAACAATTTGTTTTAACAGCCGAAATGAATATCGATGTTATTATTCCTGGATATACTCATTTACAACGTGCTCAACCTATTACATTTGCATATTGGTGTTTAGCATATATTGAAATGTTAAAACGAGATTTTAGTCGTCTAGAAGATACTTTAAAAAGATTAAATATTAGTCCTTTAGGTTCAGGTGCTTTATCAGGAACTGGATGGAATATTGATCGTGAAAAATTAGCTTTATCTATGGGTTTTACTACTTCAACTGAAAATGCATTAGATAGTGTTTCAGATAGAGATTATGTTATAGAGCTATTATCATCTGCATCAATTAGTATGATGCATTTATCTAGATTTTCTGAAGATTTAATTTTTTTTAATTCTAGTGAAGCAAATTTTATTGAACTATCTGATGCTATTACATCAGGTTCTTCCCTTATGCCTCAAAAAAAAAATCCAGATGCATTAGAATTAATACGTGGTAAATGTGGACGTGTTTATGGTTCTTTATTTTCTATTTTAGTTGTTTTAAAAGGTTTACCTTTATCTTACAATAAAGACATGCAAGAAGATAAAGAAAATCTTTTTAACACTATCTATACTTGGAATTATTCATTATTAATATCTTCTTTAGTTTTAAAAAATATTAAGTTAAATCGTCAAATATGTTATGATGCAGCAGAAAAAGGTTACTCTAATGCAACAGAAGTAGCAGATTATTTAGTTAGAAAGGGTATATCTTTTAGAGAAGCACATAATATAGTTGGTAAAATAGTTTTACATGCTATAGATATAAAAAAATCTTTAAGTCATTTAGATTTATCTATATTTAAAAAGTATAGTAATTATATAGAGAATGATATATACGATCACATTACTTTAAGTGCATGTATTAAAAAACATTTATCAAAAGGTGGGGTTTCGTTTAATCAAGTTAAGAAGAAAATTATAAAAGAAAAAATTCGATTAAATATTTCATAA
- the dnaG gene encoding DNA primase gives MSVKIPRYFINDLLFRTNIIDLINTRIKLKKNGKNYQTNCPFHNDKTPSFTVSYEKQFYYCFGCKKHGNAIDFLINYENLTFIESIEELASIHGITIPFQDNTIYEKNNYLKKQKLYSLIDQISKLYQKNIQLNNNAYKYLINRGINKNMIKFFQIGFSSFTWENFSEKLNIKKELEKELLNYKIISTNKNQKKYDPFQGRIIFPIHDINGKTIGFGGRSIRNIFPKYINSSETNIFYKSKQIYGLYQLKKKFFKPEYILVVEGYIDVIMLIQNKINYVVSSLGTSITKEHIKILFRHTDTIIYCYDGDDAGKTASWRALKITLPYISDKKTIKFIILPENEDPDTIIKKEGAKKFQLRIKNSIKMSEFFFKNILNGVDLSSNNDKFYLSIRALPLINLIPSEIIRIYLRQILGRIIGILDDNQFEKFLYEKEQKNKNIQYKQNKRTLMQKLIGLLIQNPNLSNLVVSKKNLENSKIKGISIFLNILKICKTHPNINTGQLLEFYRGSKIINILKTLSIWDHMIIEEKIENMFLDLLKNIHKKNLEIRQKYLISKERIHGLTIYEKQEIWSINKKLKK, from the coding sequence ATGTCTGTAAAAATACCAAGATATTTTATTAATGATCTGTTATTTCGAACTAATATTATTGATCTTATTAATACAAGAATAAAATTAAAAAAAAATGGTAAAAATTACCAAACTAATTGCCCTTTCCACAATGATAAAACACCATCTTTTACAGTAAGTTATGAAAAACAATTTTATTATTGCTTTGGATGTAAAAAACATGGAAATGCAATTGATTTTTTAATAAATTATGAAAATTTAACTTTTATAGAAAGCATCGAAGAACTAGCATCAATACATGGTATTACAATTCCATTTCAAGACAATACTATATATGAAAAAAATAATTATTTAAAAAAACAGAAACTGTATTCATTAATAGATCAAATATCAAAATTATATCAAAAAAACATACAATTAAATAATAATGCTTATAAATATCTAATTAATAGAGGAATTAATAAAAATATGATTAAGTTTTTTCAAATTGGTTTTTCAAGTTTTACTTGGGAAAATTTCTCTGAAAAACTTAATATAAAAAAAGAACTTGAAAAAGAATTATTAAATTATAAAATTATTTCTACTAATAAAAATCAAAAAAAATATGACCCTTTTCAAGGTAGAATTATTTTTCCTATACATGATATAAATGGTAAAACTATCGGGTTTGGTGGTAGATCAATAAGAAATATTTTTCCAAAATATATAAATTCTTCTGAAACAAATATTTTTTATAAAAGTAAACAAATTTACGGATTATATCAACTTAAAAAAAAATTTTTTAAACCAGAATATATATTAGTTGTAGAAGGATATATTGATGTTATTATGCTGATTCAAAATAAAATTAATTATGTTGTTTCTTCTTTAGGAACATCAATTACAAAAGAACATATAAAAATACTTTTTCGACATACTGATACAATTATATACTGTTATGATGGTGACGATGCAGGTAAAACTGCTTCATGGAGAGCATTAAAAATAACATTACCATATATATCTGATAAAAAAACTATAAAATTTATTATATTACCTGAAAATGAAGATCCAGATACAATAATTAAAAAAGAAGGAGCAAAAAAATTTCAATTACGTATTAAAAATTCTATAAAAATGTCTGAATTCTTTTTTAAGAACATTTTAAATGGAGTTGATTTATCATCTAATAATGATAAATTTTATTTAAGTATCCGTGCTTTACCTTTAATTAATCTTATACCTAGTGAAATTATAAGAATCTATTTACGACAAATATTAGGGAGAATTATAGGAATTTTAGATGATAATCAATTTGAAAAATTTTTATATGAAAAAGAACAAAAAAATAAAAATATACAATATAAACAAAATAAACGCACTTTGATGCAAAAATTAATCGGACTTCTTATTCAAAATCCTAATTTATCAAATTTAGTAGTTTCAAAAAAAAACTTAGAAAATTCAAAAATAAAAGGAATTTCTATTTTTTTAAATATTTTAAAAATATGTAAAACTCATCCCAACATTAATACAGGACAATTATTAGAATTTTATAGAGGTAGTAAAATCATTAATATTTTAAAAACTCTTTCAATATGGGATCATATGATCATTGAAGAAAAGATTGAAAATATGTTTTTAGATTTATTAAAAAATATACACAAAAAAAATCTAGAAATAAGACAAAAATATTTAATTTCAAAAGAAAGGATTCATGGTCTTACAATCTATGAAAAACAAGAAATTTGGTCTATCAATAAAAAACTAAAAAAATAA
- the rpsU gene encoding 30S ribosomal protein S21: MPIIKVRENEPFDVALRRFKRACEKAGILAEIRRREFYEKPTTERKRAKASAVKRLAKKLTRENAKRVRMY, translated from the coding sequence ATGCCAATAATAAAAGTACGTGAAAATGAACCATTTGATGTAGCACTTCGTCGTTTTAAAAGAGCCTGTGAAAAAGCAGGAATTTTAGCAGAAATAAGAAGAAGAGAATTTTATGAAAAACCTACTACTGAAAGAAAACGAGCAAAAGCTTCTGCTGTAAAACGTTTAGCTAAAAAGCTCACACGAGAAAATGCAAAACGTGTTCGTATGTATTAA
- the secB gene encoding protein-export chaperone SecB, protein MSEKKIKQKIFSIQRIYVKDISFEAPHTPEIFKISTVPTMKFNIDTDIKKLKLNIFEIILKVRVIVKDKTNLVFLCDVHQAGIFLIDNFYEEELKHCLAVYCPNILFPYARSCISHLVSYGSFPQLNLEPINFDNIFNKQLK, encoded by the coding sequence ATGTCAGAAAAAAAAATAAAACAAAAAATTTTTTCTATTCAAAGAATTTATGTAAAAGATATTTCTTTTGAGGCTCCACATACACCTGAAATTTTTAAAATATCTACTGTTCCAACTATGAAATTTAATATTGATACAGATATTAAAAAATTAAAATTAAATATTTTTGAAATTATTTTAAAAGTGAGGGTAATAGTTAAAGATAAAACAAATTTAGTTTTTTTATGCGATGTTCATCAGGCTGGAATTTTTTTAATTGACAATTTTTATGAAGAAGAATTAAAACATTGTTTAGCTGTATATTGTCCAAATATTTTATTTCCATACGCTAGATCATGTATATCTCATTTAGTATCTTATGGTAGCTTTCCTCAATTAAATCTTGAACCTATTAATTTTGATAATATTTTTAATAAACAATTAAAATAA
- a CDS encoding argininosuccinate synthase, which produces MVNNLEKVVLAYSGGLDTSAIIPWLKETYKVDVIAFVADVGQSKNDLCGIEEKALKSGASSCHIFDLKDEFVENYVFPILKTGALYQGLYLLGTALSRPIIAKKQVELAQKIGAKFLCHGATGKGNDQIRFEMTYASLAPNLSIIAPWREWNLNSRELLLNYLNKKNISTTATLEKIYSKDENALHISTEGGILEDIWQKTNKDCWSWTVDPEKAPEVAEYILLNIVKGSVVSINNKILTPLQCIIQLNKIGSIHGIGRLDLVENRIIGIKSRGCYETPGGTIIYVALRAIEQLVFDRESFKWREKIALEMSSVVYDGRWFTPIRKSLQCAIDSLFSEVNGEVMLKLYKGSVVAVQRKSLNSLYSKEYATFNQDNVYKHSDAEGFIRLFSLSSRIRALTKLK; this is translated from the coding sequence ATGGTTAATAATTTAGAAAAAGTTGTATTAGCATATTCAGGAGGATTAGATACCTCTGCAATTATTCCTTGGTTAAAAGAAACTTATAAAGTTGATGTAATTGCTTTTGTAGCTGATGTTGGACAGTCAAAAAATGATTTATGTGGTATCGAAGAAAAAGCATTAAAGTCAGGAGCGTCTAGTTGTCATATTTTTGATTTAAAAGATGAGTTTGTAGAAAATTATGTATTTCCTATATTAAAAACCGGCGCTTTATATCAAGGTTTATATTTATTGGGAACAGCATTATCAAGACCAATTATAGCAAAAAAACAAGTAGAATTGGCACAAAAAATTGGAGCAAAATTTTTATGTCATGGAGCTACTGGAAAAGGAAATGATCAAATTCGTTTTGAAATGACTTATGCATCTTTAGCACCTAATCTTTCAATTATTGCTCCTTGGCGTGAATGGAATTTAAATTCAAGAGAATTATTATTAAATTATTTGAATAAAAAAAATATTTCTACTACAGCAACTTTAGAAAAAATTTATAGTAAAGATGAAAATGCATTGCATATTTCTACAGAAGGAGGGATTCTTGAAGATATTTGGCAGAAAACAAATAAAGACTGTTGGAGTTGGACAGTAGATCCAGAAAAAGCTCCAGAAGTAGCAGAATATATTTTATTAAATATTGTTAAAGGTTCAGTAGTATCTATTAACAATAAAATTTTAACTCCTTTACAATGTATTATCCAATTAAATAAGATTGGTTCAATACATGGAATAGGACGATTAGATCTCGTTGAAAATAGAATTATTGGAATAAAATCTAGAGGGTGTTATGAAACGCCTGGTGGTACAATTATTTATGTAGCTTTACGAGCTATCGAGCAGTTAGTTTTTGATCGAGAAAGCTTTAAATGGAGAGAAAAAATTGCTTTAGAAATGTCTTCAGTAGTATATGATGGTCGTTGGTTTACTCCAATTCGAAAATCTTTACAATGCGCTATAGATTCATTGTTTTCTGAAGTTAATGGAGAGGTAATGTTAAAATTATATAAAGGTAGTGTTGTAGCAGTTCAAAGAAAGTCTTTAAATTCATTATATTCAAAAGAATATGCTACTTTTAATCAAGATAATGTTTATAAGCATTCAGATGCGGAAGGATTTATTCGTTTATTTTCTTTATCTTCGAGAATACGTGCTTTAACTAAGTTAAAATAG